In the genome of Triticum urartu cultivar G1812 chromosome 5, Tu2.1, whole genome shotgun sequence, one region contains:
- the LOC125511050 gene encoding uncharacterized protein LOC125511050, which yields MGWLRSLFSPLRKIIVRAHSARKYRRGMRILYKDVKSCEDEDVHVLWSILVDSHRHPAMVKLKL from the exons ATGGGGTGGCTCCGCTCCCTCTTCTCCcccctgaggaagatcattgtccGCGCACATTCGGCGCGCAAATACC GGAGGGGGATGAGGATCCTGTACAAGGACGTCAAGTCCTGCGAGGACGAAGATGTGCACGTCCTGTGGTCCATCCTGGTCGACTCGCACCGCCACCCGGCCATGGTGAAGCTGAAGCTCTAG